Sequence from the Thermocaproicibacter melissae genome:
GAGCCGCATCAATGGCATCGGAACCCGGGTTGCAGATCGCTCCTGCCGGCAGGCCGACAACATTGTAAGTATCGTACTTACTCTGGTAATTCTCACCCAAACTCGCCGGAACCTGTTTTTTCGTACGGTAAGGGTAAAATACCGTCGGGTCTGAACCAAGGTGCTTGAGGGCCGGATCCTTACTTTTCAGTCGATTATGGAATACCGCCGAGATATCGTACATATCCTCTGTGGTAGCAGCCTCGGCCTGAATCAAAGACGCCAAGGTAAGCATTTGGTCAATTGTCAGATTTTCGGAAGCTGCTTTTTCCCGAATCTGTTTCGTCAGTTTCCGGTTGCAATTTGAAACCATCTTTTTTACAACGTTTATGGGGTCATCATTCTTAAAGAATTCGTAAGTATCCGGGAAAAGATAGCCTTCGAGCCTGTAATATTTGTCAGAATTCTTTGGAATTTCCGCAAGCATATCATAATCACTGTCAAGTTCTGTGGTGTTGAAGGCTTTCAGAGCATCCTCCGCAGAGCAGACACCGTTTTTCTCAAGTTTATCTGCGATTTCCAAGGCATTGAGTCCTTCAGAGAATGTAATCTTCACTGTGTCAACACGCTTTGTGGGTGACTGAATGGAGTTAATCAGCGCCTCATAATCCATATTCGTCGTAATCTGGTATGAACCTCCACTGTATGTGGACGGAGCTTTTGTCAGCTTAGAATAA
This genomic interval carries:
- the mltG gene encoding endolytic transglycosylase MltG; amino-acid sequence: MNDRQDFENERQKKIQNFHIHIDDDEIDDDSVIHSYSDPAEAEKLHERINDRAQMAHQLRDAEKAKKNRSFFRMMWFCFVMIFSLLAGKYLVFGVNDMLAVGRDAVNVTIEVPKNATSSEVAQLLYKAGAINDMTFFKLYSKLTKAPSTYSGGSYQITTNMDYEALINSIQSPTKRVDTVKITFSEGLNALEIADKLEKNGVCSAEDALKAFNTTELDSDYDMLAEIPKNSDKYYRLEGYLFPDTYEFFKNDDPINVVKKMVSNCNRKLTKQIREKAASENLTIDQMLTLASLIQAEAATTEDMYDISAVFHNRLKSKDPALKHLGSDPTVFYPYRTKKQVPASLGENYQSKYDTYNVVGLPAGAICNPGSDAIDAALNPSESSYYYFCYDKKNKLYLAKTLSQHQANLKKAGIK